A region of Moorena producens PAL-8-15-08-1 DNA encodes the following proteins:
- a CDS encoding SDR family oxidoreductase — MKLHMRILLTGAAGAIGIKLTGYLGKIGHQVIPVDFKPHEGTIRADLRDQTTVSCLFKTHNPDLVVHLAALKNLRFCEQDKEASRATNYGITKLLTRACLESKTRMIFFSSDYVFGKYDYLWKEEDTPCPTTQYGMDKAASEFLIIKQLSNYAIVRTAQLYGFPGDFVSLVCKALTSHQDFTAFTNLVNCPTWINDLFAMLNKIILHDSQGIFHCVGSEAVSRYQYACKIAEAFALDSSYIKAVNLDFSTDIRPPVVRLSGASTYNHLQFYTGSLKDNLPLCSSYAIQGT, encoded by the coding sequence TTGAAATTGCATATGCGGATACTTTTAACTGGTGCTGCAGGAGCAATAGGAATAAAACTCACCGGCTATCTCGGCAAGATTGGTCATCAGGTCATACCCGTAGATTTTAAGCCCCATGAGGGTACTATTCGTGCCGACTTGCGAGACCAAACTACTGTATCCTGCCTATTCAAAACACATAATCCTGACCTGGTTGTACATCTAGCAGCTCTTAAAAATCTCCGCTTCTGCGAGCAGGATAAAGAAGCATCTCGGGCAACGAACTATGGCATCACAAAACTACTTACTAGAGCATGCTTAGAATCCAAAACTCGAATGATATTCTTTTCTTCGGATTACGTTTTTGGCAAGTATGATTACCTATGGAAGGAGGAGGATACTCCTTGCCCAACCACCCAGTATGGAATGGACAAAGCAGCTTCTGAATTTCTCATTATAAAACAACTCTCCAACTACGCAATCGTTCGCACGGCACAACTGTACGGTTTTCCTGGGGACTTTGTGAGTTTAGTCTGTAAAGCATTAACCTCTCATCAAGACTTCACAGCATTCACGAATCTTGTGAATTGCCCAACGTGGATTAACGATCTTTTTGCCATGTTGAATAAAATCATTCTTCACGATAGCCAGGGCATTTTTCATTGCGTGGGGTCAGAAGCCGTTTCACGATACCAATATGCCTGTAAAATAGCTGAAGCATTCGCTTTAGACTCTTCCTATATTAAAGCCGTAAACCTAGATTTTTCAACCGATATCCGCCCTCCCGTCGTTCGGCTCAGCGGTGCATCAACCTATAATCATCTTCAGTTTTATACAGGAAGTTTGAAGGATAATCTTCCTTTATGTTCTTCCTATGCAATTCAGGGGACTTGA
- a CDS encoding class I SAM-dependent methyltransferase codes for MKKNKYCMNCKSSKLEQFIDLGKQPNGNTFPTLNEIDNEQNFPFAMSVCTQCWQVQLEEFPPVEYMFTNHPYVTGLNQPVVHHFEELVDNTLQKFDIPPNSLVLDIGANDGTLLSKFRDRGLRVLGIDPCKGSSELSRQAGITVLEAFWNRQTAEAMKRLGIYPDLITATAVFYHVEDLHSFVQGLDILMEENTIFCTQCVYLKDVIEKKQFDHFYHEHTMIHGIAPLRDIFSRYGLRLLDVDFSPIHGGSFVLYVGRKKSPFPTTKKIDDAISEEKRFGLDRLQTYLDFSKGVEQNKKELVSLLQQIRGAGKRVFGLGAPLKGSTLLNYCGIGPDLVECAVEINQYKIGRYTPGTHIPIVCESVINEQPDYYLVLAWNFLDFFIKKYADYLNAGGKFIIPHPTVTILEQEWVVSNCKSA; via the coding sequence ATGAAAAAAAACAAGTATTGCATGAACTGCAAAAGTTCCAAACTGGAGCAGTTTATTGACCTTGGTAAACAGCCAAATGGAAATACTTTTCCTACATTGAATGAGATCGATAACGAACAGAACTTCCCTTTTGCTATGTCAGTCTGCACTCAGTGTTGGCAGGTGCAATTGGAAGAATTTCCTCCTGTAGAGTACATGTTCACAAATCACCCATACGTCACTGGGTTAAATCAGCCAGTAGTTCACCACTTCGAGGAACTGGTTGATAATACCTTGCAGAAATTCGACATCCCGCCAAATAGTCTTGTACTTGATATTGGTGCCAATGATGGGACGCTGCTCTCAAAATTTCGTGATCGTGGTTTGCGGGTTCTTGGCATCGATCCCTGCAAGGGGAGCAGTGAGTTGTCTCGACAGGCAGGAATTACAGTCTTAGAGGCCTTTTGGAACAGGCAAACTGCTGAGGCCATGAAACGTCTGGGAATCTATCCCGACCTGATCACTGCCACCGCCGTCTTCTACCACGTGGAAGACCTTCATAGCTTCGTCCAAGGTCTAGACATCCTCATGGAGGAGAACACCATTTTTTGTACCCAATGTGTGTATCTGAAAGATGTTATTGAGAAAAAACAATTCGATCATTTTTATCACGAACACACTATGATTCATGGGATTGCCCCTCTACGAGATATTTTCTCCAGATATGGCCTGCGATTATTAGATGTGGATTTCTCTCCCATTCATGGTGGTTCATTTGTTCTATATGTAGGCAGAAAAAAGTCACCTTTTCCTACGACGAAAAAAATCGATGATGCAATTTCTGAGGAAAAACGCTTCGGTCTTGATCGACTACAAACATATCTCGACTTTTCTAAGGGCGTGGAACAGAACAAAAAAGAGCTTGTGTCGCTTCTCCAGCAAATTAGAGGGGCAGGAAAGCGTGTGTTTGGACTTGGTGCTCCTCTTAAAGGAAGCACGCTACTCAATTACTGTGGCATCGGGCCTGATCTCGTCGAATGTGCGGTCGAAATCAATCAATACAAAATTGGTCGATACACCCCTGGAACTCATATTCCCATTGTTTGCGAAAGTGTAATTAACGAGCAGCCAGATTACTACTTGGTTCTTGCCTGGAATTTTCTAGATTTCTTTATAAAAAAATATGCCGACTATCTCAATGCTGGTGGTAAGTTCATTATTCCGCATCCAACTGTAACAATTCTTGAGCAAGAATGGGTAGTAAGCAACTGCAAGAGTGCGTAA
- a CDS encoding glycosyltransferase family 2 protein: MKTSLIIPFKNEAAYGEMTMKKAYAYLSKRDIDFELVAVDDSTDGTWEILKSFEKSHQNVVAVKGGNPPGYGKALRKGFSVASGDILIPFNGDLSDSLDDVLSYIQLIENGNDMVFGSRFMAGAKITESTAVKGFLSQLGNSFLQWIFRTNCSDITNSFKAYRKLVLKEIKPTADGYNIGMEMALKGILKKYRYTTIPVAWSGRKYGRSKMSIIKSIPTYLSTALRVRLLGNT, from the coding sequence ATGAAGACATCACTAATTATTCCATTCAAGAACGAAGCAGCATATGGAGAGATGACCATGAAAAAAGCATATGCATACTTGTCCAAACGTGACATCGACTTTGAACTTGTTGCAGTTGATGATAGTACTGATGGAACATGGGAGATTCTTAAATCCTTTGAAAAGTCACACCAAAATGTTGTTGCAGTGAAAGGAGGAAATCCTCCAGGGTATGGAAAGGCCTTACGAAAAGGGTTTAGTGTCGCCAGCGGAGACATTTTGATTCCATTCAACGGCGATCTCAGCGATTCACTCGACGACGTGCTTTCTTACATCCAGCTCATTGAAAATGGGAATGACATGGTCTTTGGCTCACGGTTTATGGCTGGAGCAAAAATCACTGAATCCACAGCAGTAAAGGGATTTTTGTCACAGTTGGGAAATTCGTTTCTCCAGTGGATTTTCCGTACAAACTGTAGTGACATCACCAACTCATTTAAGGCATACAGAAAACTAGTTTTGAAAGAAATTAAGCCAACCGCTGATGGCTACAATATTGGAATGGAGATGGCATTAAAAGGTATTCTTAAAAAGTATAGGTATACAACAATCCCTGTGGCTTGGTCAGGTCGAAAGTATGGGCGCTCAAAGATGTCGATTATCAAATCAATCCCAACTTATCTGTCTACCGCCCTTAGAGTTAGACTGTTGGGTAATACCTGA